A stretch of the Hippocampus zosterae strain Florida chromosome 16, ASM2543408v3, whole genome shotgun sequence genome encodes the following:
- the slco2b1 gene encoding solute carrier organic anion transporter family member 2B1 isoform X2, protein MEARSRNVFGTVKVFVACHSVLQLSQLLVSGYMKSSISTIERRYGLSSQKSGLLAAFNEVGNTLLIVLVSFLGSRVHRPRAIGCGALLACLASLLMALPHFLSGPYRYGERRYHGDDRAARESRAPQRRRRRERFSPASLVLHAAAWNGSGLCRRENVAAEAPSSNGSCGERGSFAHEGVYPLLLFAQLLLGVASVPMQPFGISYIDDHASRKNSPLYLGILLAVTAVGPAFGFLGGAFLLRFYVDFDKMAADEAQLDRGDLRWVGAWWLGFLVASCLLFAAALPYFFFPRSMVPEEESEADQKRQPDVFQEVGLLHFLKSFPAMLCRTLRSPVYLLVVLAQVNLAAMVAGLATFMAKFIEKQFGQTADFSNVMIGGVSIPLAVLGTVSGGVLVRRRALGVGGASKLCAAAILLSLCCAFPLILLGCPTQTVDGVFPPRRAAARCASTCRCARDLFRPVCGSDGVEFTFPCHAGCVAMETDGANKVTNFTECDCVGGAGGWAAPGTCGGRCGHLLWPFVVLMAATCLTASLCQTPSFVIILRTVSAQDKSLAVGIQYMLFRVLAFMPCPVLYGFVIDSACVLWDRECGKQTSCLYYDLDGFRHRFLGVQGVFMCGGLLCFCLTALVLHRRRAGPAGPQAAGQSAYELVSERGKEKEVKPGHT, encoded by the exons ATGGAGGCGAGGAGCAGGAACGTCTTCGGCACTGTCAAG GTTTTTGTGGCGTGTCACAGTGTGCTGCAGCTATCGCAGCTGTTGGTGTCGGGCTATATGAAGAGTTCCATCTCCACCATCGAGCGGCGCTACGGTCTCTCCAGTCAGAAGTCGGGGCTGCTGGCCGCCTTCAACGAG GTGGGCAACACGCTGCTGATCGTCTTGGTCAGCTTCCTGGGGAGTCGCGTCCACCGCCCTCGCGCCATCGGCTGCGGCGCTCTCTTGGCCTGTTTGGCGTCGCTGCTCATGGCGCTGCCGCACTTCCTGAGCGGGCCGTACCGCTACGGCGAGCGGCGCTACCACGGCGACGACCGCGCCGCTCGTGAGTCCCGAGCCCCTCAGCGCCGTCGGCGGCGTGAGCGCTTTAGTCCCGCCTCCCTTGTTCTCCACGCAGCCGCCTGGAACGGCTCCGGCCTGTGCCGCCGGGAGAACGTCGCGGCCGAGGCGCCGTCGTCCAATGGCAGCTGCGGCGAGCGGGGAAGCTTCGCCCACGAGGGCGTCTACCCTCTGCTGCTATTTGCTCAGCTGCTGCTGGGCGTGGCCTCCGTGCCCATGCAGCCTTTCGGCATCTCCTACATCGACGACCACGCCAGCAGGAAGAACTCGCCGCTCTACCTGg GCATCCTACTGGCCGTCACCGCCGTCGGCCCCGCCTTTGGCTTCCTGGGCGGCGCCTTCCTGCTGCGATTCTACGTGGACTTTGACAAGATGGCCGCAG ACGAGGCGCAGCTGGATCGGGGCGACCTGCGCTGGGTGGGCGCCTGGTGGCTGGGCTTCCTGGTGGCGTCGTGCCTTCTCTTCGCGGCGGCGCTGCCGTACTTCTTCTTCCCCCGGAGCATGGTGCCCGAG GAAGAGTCGGAAGCAGACCAAAAGCGTCAGCCGGACGTTTTCCAGGAAGTGGGCCTCCTTCACTTCCTCAAAA GCTTTCCCGCCATGTTGTGTCGGACCCTGCGGAGTCCCGTCTACCTGCTGGTGGTCCTGGCGCAGGTCAACCTGGCCGCCATGGTGGCCGGCCTCGCCACCTTCATGGCCAAGTTCATCGAGAAGCAGTTCGGCCAGACGGCGGACTTCTCCAACGTGATGATCG GCGGCGTGAGCATCCCTCTGGCCGTGTTGGGAACCGTGTCGGGCGGCGTCCTGGTGCGGCGCCGGGCCCTCGGCGTGGGCGGGGCCAGCAAGCTgtgcgccgccgccatcttgctCAGCCTCTGCTGCGCCTTCCCGCTGATCCTCTTGGGCTGCCCCACGCAGACGGTGGACGGCGTCTTCCCCCCTCG GCGTGCGGCCGCGCGCTGCGCTTCCACGTGTCGCTGCGCCCGGGATCTGTTCCGTCCGGTGTGCGGGTCCGACGGGGTGGAGTTCACGTTCCCGTGTCACGCCGGCTGCGTCGCCATGGAAACGGACGGCGCCAACAAAGTCACG AACTTCACGGAGTGCGACTGCGTGGGCGGGGCCGGCGGCTGGGCGGCGCCCGGAACCTGCGGTGGCCGCTGCGGCCACCTCCTTTGGCCCTTCGTGGTCCTGATGGCCGCCACCTGCCTGACGGCGTCCTTGTGCCAGACGCCGTCCTTTGTCATCATCCTCAG gacgGTGTCGGCGCAGGACAAGTCTTTGGCGGTGGGCATCCAGTACATGCTCTTCCGGGTCCTGG CCTTCATGCCCTGCCCGGTCCTCTACGGCTTCGTCATCGACTCGGCGTGCGTCCTGTGGGACCGCGAGTGCGGCAAGCAGACTTCCTGTCTCTACTACGACTTGGACGGCTTCAGACACAG GTTTTTGGGCGTCCAAGGGGTCTTCATGTGCGGGGGTCTTCTGTGCTTCTGCTTGACGGCGCTGGTCCTGCACAGGAGGAGGGCGGGGCCCGCCGGCCCGCAGGCGGCCGGTCAGAGCGCCTACGAGCTTGTGAGCGAGCGCGGCAAAGAAAAGGAAGTCAAGCCGGGACACACCTGA
- the slco2b1 gene encoding solute carrier organic anion transporter family member 2B1 isoform X1: MEARSRNVFGTVKVFVACHSVLQLSQLLVSGYMKSSISTIERRYGLSSQKSGLLAAFNEVGNTLLIVLVSFLGSRVHRPRAIGCGALLACLASLLMALPHFLSGPYRYGERRYHGDDRAAPAWNGSGLCRRENVAAEAPSSNGSCGERGSFAHEGVYPLLLFAQLLLGVASVPMQPFGISYIDDHASRKNSPLYLGILLAVTAVGPAFGFLGGAFLLRFYVDFDKMAADEAQLDRGDLRWVGAWWLGFLVASCLLFAAALPYFFFPRSMVPEEESEADQKRQPDVFQEVGLLHFLKSFPAMLCRTLRSPVYLLVVLAQVNLAAMVAGLATFMAKFIEKQFGQTADFSNVMIGGVSIPLAVLGTVSGGVLVRRRALGVGGASKLCAAAILLSLCCAFPLILLGCPTQTVDGVFPPRRAAARCASTCRCARDLFRPVCGSDGVEFTFPCHAGCVAMETDGANKVTVRTRLLALALSSPLREKTLARVSTQNFTECDCVGGAGGWAAPGTCGGRCGHLLWPFVVLMAATCLTASLCQTPSFVIILRTVSAQDKSLAVGIQYMLFRVLAFMPCPVLYGFVIDSACVLWDRECGKQTSCLYYDLDGFRHRPVSFQQT, translated from the exons ATGGAGGCGAGGAGCAGGAACGTCTTCGGCACTGTCAAG GTTTTTGTGGCGTGTCACAGTGTGCTGCAGCTATCGCAGCTGTTGGTGTCGGGCTATATGAAGAGTTCCATCTCCACCATCGAGCGGCGCTACGGTCTCTCCAGTCAGAAGTCGGGGCTGCTGGCCGCCTTCAACGAG GTGGGCAACACGCTGCTGATCGTCTTGGTCAGCTTCCTGGGGAGTCGCGTCCACCGCCCTCGCGCCATCGGCTGCGGCGCTCTCTTGGCCTGTTTGGCGTCGCTGCTCATGGCGCTGCCGCACTTCCTGAGCGGGCCGTACCGCTACGGCGAGCGGCGCTACCACGGCGACGACCGCGCCGCTC CCGCCTGGAACGGCTCCGGCCTGTGCCGCCGGGAGAACGTCGCGGCCGAGGCGCCGTCGTCCAATGGCAGCTGCGGCGAGCGGGGAAGCTTCGCCCACGAGGGCGTCTACCCTCTGCTGCTATTTGCTCAGCTGCTGCTGGGCGTGGCCTCCGTGCCCATGCAGCCTTTCGGCATCTCCTACATCGACGACCACGCCAGCAGGAAGAACTCGCCGCTCTACCTGg GCATCCTACTGGCCGTCACCGCCGTCGGCCCCGCCTTTGGCTTCCTGGGCGGCGCCTTCCTGCTGCGATTCTACGTGGACTTTGACAAGATGGCCGCAG ACGAGGCGCAGCTGGATCGGGGCGACCTGCGCTGGGTGGGCGCCTGGTGGCTGGGCTTCCTGGTGGCGTCGTGCCTTCTCTTCGCGGCGGCGCTGCCGTACTTCTTCTTCCCCCGGAGCATGGTGCCCGAG GAAGAGTCGGAAGCAGACCAAAAGCGTCAGCCGGACGTTTTCCAGGAAGTGGGCCTCCTTCACTTCCTCAAAA GCTTTCCCGCCATGTTGTGTCGGACCCTGCGGAGTCCCGTCTACCTGCTGGTGGTCCTGGCGCAGGTCAACCTGGCCGCCATGGTGGCCGGCCTCGCCACCTTCATGGCCAAGTTCATCGAGAAGCAGTTCGGCCAGACGGCGGACTTCTCCAACGTGATGATCG GCGGCGTGAGCATCCCTCTGGCCGTGTTGGGAACCGTGTCGGGCGGCGTCCTGGTGCGGCGCCGGGCCCTCGGCGTGGGCGGGGCCAGCAAGCTgtgcgccgccgccatcttgctCAGCCTCTGCTGCGCCTTCCCGCTGATCCTCTTGGGCTGCCCCACGCAGACGGTGGACGGCGTCTTCCCCCCTCG GCGTGCGGCCGCGCGCTGCGCTTCCACGTGTCGCTGCGCCCGGGATCTGTTCCGTCCGGTGTGCGGGTCCGACGGGGTGGAGTTCACGTTCCCGTGTCACGCCGGCTGCGTCGCCATGGAAACGGACGGCGCCAACAAAGTCACGGTAAGGACCCGTTTGCTGGCGCTCGCCTTGTCGTCGCCGCTGCGGGAAAAAACCTTGGCGCGCGTTTCCACGCAGAACTTCACGGAGTGCGACTGCGTGGGCGGGGCCGGCGGCTGGGCGGCGCCCGGAACCTGCGGTGGCCGCTGCGGCCACCTCCTTTGGCCCTTCGTGGTCCTGATGGCCGCCACCTGCCTGACGGCGTCCTTGTGCCAGACGCCGTCCTTTGTCATCATCCTCAG gacgGTGTCGGCGCAGGACAAGTCTTTGGCGGTGGGCATCCAGTACATGCTCTTCCGGGTCCTGG CCTTCATGCCCTGCCCGGTCCTCTACGGCTTCGTCATCGACTCGGCGTGCGTCCTGTGGGACCGCGAGTGCGGCAAGCAGACTTCCTGTCTCTACTACGACTTGGACGGCTTCAGACACAGGCCAGTCTCTTTTCAACAGACGTAG
- the serpinf1 gene encoding pigment epithelium-derived factor: MKLTTPLLLLGLAVLVVVQAQTEDEPAAGEDDQAEPVELFTTPATKMAAATSDFGYNLFRALASQQDGANVFLAPVGVSAVLTQLALGASERAQGQLFRALRYHTLQDPQLHNTLRDLLASVKTGNKGLSTAARLYLARRLRLKQEFFTAVEQQYGIRPKALQGGGRDTKDINDWVASETGNKVQRLLAKPLTKKPGVNAVAGAYFKGKWVTAFAPQSLQNFQQEGKAPVRVPMMQQENYPIKMGVDSDLSCTIAQILLQNQVSMFAFLPQEVTSNLTALEETLTAEFVQDLGSTLHATHVTLTMPVLKFSYAADLLTLLPDLGLGDWLADQDLEKIAAQPAKLVSVNHKVVMEMAAEGEQSAPATSATGHLTYRMDRPFLFLIRDDASGALLLVGRVINPKDLTI, translated from the exons atGAAGCTGACGACCCCGCTCCTGCTTTTGGGCCTCGCGGTCTTGGTTGTGGTTCAG GCGCAGACGGAGGACGAGCCGGCGGCCGGCGAGGATGACCAAGCGGAACCCGTGGAGCTCTTCACCACGCCCGCCACCAAGATGGCTGCCGCCACCTCAGACTTTGGCTACAACCTGTTCCGCGCGCTGGCATCCCAACAGGACGGCGCCAATGTCTTTCTGGCGCCCGTCGGCGTCTCGGCGGTCCTCACTCAGCTGGCCCTGG GCGCTTCGGAGCGTGCCCAGGGGCAGCTGTTCCGGGCCTTGCGCTACCACACCCTGCAAGACCCTCAGCTCCACAACACCCTGAGGGACCTCCTGGCCTCCGTCAAGACAGGCAACAAAGGACTCAGCACCGCAGCCCGCCTCTACCTGGCCAGAC gtCTGCGCCTCAAGCAAGAATTCTTCACGGCGGTGGAGCAGCAATACGGCATCCGGCCCAAAGCCCTGCAGGGCGGGGGCCGAGACACCAAGGACATCAATGACTGGGTGGCCTCGGAGACCGGCAACAAGGTGCAGCGCCTCCTGGCCAAGCCCCTGACCAAAAAGCCCGGAGTCAACGCCGTGGCCGGTGCCTACTTCAAAG GGAAGTGGGTGACGGCGTTCGCGCCTCAGTCCTTGCAGAACTTCCAGCAGGAAGGCAAAGCGCCCGTCCGGGTTCCCATGATGCAACAGGAGAACTACCCCATCAAGATGGGCGTGGACTCTGACCTGAGCTGCACG ATCGCGCAGATCCTCCTGCAGAACCAGGTGAGCATGTTCGCGTTCCTGCCTCAGGAAGTCACGTCCAACCTGACGGCCCTGGAGGAGACGCTGACGGCCGAGTTTGTGCAAGACCTGGGCAGCACGCTGCACGCCACGCACGTCACCCTCACCATGCCCGTCCTCAAGTTCAGCTACGCCGCCGATCTCCTGACGCTGCTCCCCGACCTGG GGctcggcgattggctggccgaCCAGGATTTGGAGAAGATCGCGGCGCAGCCCGCCAAGCTGGTCAGCGTCAATCACAAGGTGGTGATGGAGATGGCGGCCGAGGGCGAGCAATCGGCACCCGCCACCTCCGCCACCGGTCACCTGACCTACCGCATGGACCgccccttcctcttcctcatccgcGATGACGCCTCGGGGGCCCTGCTCCTCGTTGGGAGGGTGATCAATCCCAAGGACCTGACCatctaa
- the LOC127588388 gene encoding Na(+)/citrate cotransporter-like isoform X1, whose product MAALRAPVRLLRAVWRQKGVWVVALAPLVLLPLALSTKEAACAYVILLMALYWCTEVLPLAVTALLPTILFPLLGIMRSKDVNFRIHARRVCAIEYVGSMWNKMAKGLSAQVCMQYLRDSNMLFVGGLMVAVAVEHWNLHKRIALKVLLVVGVRPALLMLGFMSVTAFLSMWISNTATAAMMVPIVQAVLDQLRCRDDAEEGRRTTREGAADPASAKQSACVVRMPDVEASGRTGECEERTGEGGAPTTTCEDVTVSTLKPPPQDQPASAPKASVSSAVCASEADGADERRKRLSKGLLLSVCYAASIGGIATLTGTGPNLVLLGQMSQLFPQSGGVINSASWFAFAFPTMLMMLFMAWILLQQVFIGRSPRGAWSCGRGRPAKERAARDAIEEEQRRLGRMSYGEASVMALFLLMVVLWFTREPRFVDGWASRAFNADGEFVTDATVSLFVALLLFILPSQPPKYLLCWRRSSDADAQVCPGPAPPLLTWKVAQAKIPWNIVLLLGGGFALAKGSEESGLSRWLGSQMTPLHSIPPWAITVVLCLLTATFTECASNVATATLLLPILASMSQSISVNPLYVMIPCTLSASFAFMLPVATPPNAIVFSSGYLKVADMAKTGVVMNVIGIACISVAINTWGRVLFSLDSFPEWANGTTHI is encoded by the exons ATGGCGGCGCTTCGCGCGCCGGTGCGACTGCTTCGCGCCGTGTGGCGTCAGAAGGGCGTCTGGGTCGTGGCCTTGGCTCCGCTGGTCCTGCTGCCGCTCGCCCTCAGCACCAAG GAGGCGGCGTGCGCATACGTGATCCTGCTGATGGCGCTGTACTGGTGCACGGAGGTCCTGCCGCTGGCCGTCACGGCGCTGCTGCCGACCATCTTGTTTCCCCTGCTCGGCATCATGCGCTCCAAAGATGTAAACTTCCGCATACACGCACGCCGCGTGTGCGCTATTGAGTATGTTGGTAGCATGTGGAACAAAATGGCGAAAGGTCTCTCCGCGCAGGTGTGCATGCAGTACCTGCGAGACAGCAACATGTTGTTTGTGGGCGGGTTGATGGTGGCGGTGGCCGTGGAGCACTGGAACCTCCACAAACGCATCGCGCTCAAAGTCCTACTGGTGGTGGGCGTCAGGCCCGCGTT GCTGATGCTGGGCTTCATGAGCGTGACGGCCTTCCTGTCCATGTGGATCAGCAACACGGCCACGGCCGCCATGATGGTCCCCATCGTGCAGGCCGTGCTGGACCAGCTGCGTTGCCGTGACGACGCAGAAGAAGGACGCCGGACGACGCGCGAAGGCGCCGCGGACCCCGCCTCCGCAAAGCAGAGCGCCTGTGTCGTCCGAATGCCTGACGTGGAAGCTTCCGGAAGGACGG GAGAGTGTGAAGAAAGAACGGGAGAGGGCGGAGCGCCGACAACGACCTGCGAGGACGTGACCGTGTCAACACTCAAACCGCCACCACAGGACCAACCTGCGTCTGCGCCAAAAG CGTCCGTGTCGAGCGCCGTTTGCGCGTCGGAGGCGGACGGCGCGGACGAGCGTCGGAAGCGTTTGAGcaaaggcctgctcctgagcgtGTGCTACGCAGCCAGCATCGGCGGCATCGCCACGCTCACCGGAACCGGACCCAACCTGGTTCTGCTGGGCCAGATGAGCCA GTTGTTCCCGCAGAGCGGCGGCGTCATCAACTCGGCGTCCTGGTTCGCCTTCGCCTTCCCCACCATGTTGATGATGCTCTTCATGGCCTGGATTCTATTGCAGCAAGTCTTCATCGGACGCAG CCCGCGGGGAGCGTGGTCGTGCGGGAGGGGGCGGCCGGCGAAGGAGCGGGCGGCGCGCGACGCCATCGaagaggagcagcggcggctGGGTCGCATGAGCTACGGCGAGGCCAGCGTGATGGCGCTCTTCCTCCTGATGGTGGTGCTGTGGTTCACGCGGGAGCCGCGCTTCGTGGACGGCTGGGCCTCGCGGGCCTTCAACGCCGACGGCGA GTTCGTCACGGACGCCACCGTCTCCCTCTTTGTGGCGCTTTTATTGTTCATCCTGCCGTCCCAGCCGCCCAAATATCTCCTGTGCTGGAGGCGCAGCTCGGACGCGG ACGCGCAGGTGTGCCCAGGTCCCGCCCCTCCCCTTTTGACCTGGAAGGTGGCGCAGGCCAAGATTCCCTGgaacatcgtgctgctgctgGGCGGAGGCTTCGCGCTGGCCAAAGGAAGCGAG GAGTCGGGCTTGTCGCGCTGGTTGGGCTCGCAGATGACGCCGCTTCACTCCATCCCGCCGTGGGCCATCACCGTGGTCCTGTGCCTCCTCACCGCCACCTTCACAGAGTGCGCCAGCAACGTGGCCACGgccaccctcctcctcccgatCCTGGCCTCCATG TCGCAGTCCATCAGCGTGAATCCTTTGTACGTGATGATCCCGTGCACCCTGAGCGCCTCCTTTGCCTTCATGCTGCCCGTGGCCACGCCCCCCAACGCCATCGTCTTCTCTTCGGGCTACCTCAAAGTAGCCGACATG GCGAAAACCGGCGTGGTGATGAACGTCATCGGCATCGCGTGCATCAGCGTGGCCATCAACACGTGGGGCCGCGTCCTGTTCTCTCTGGACTCCTTCCCCGAGTGGGCCAACGGCACCACGCACATTTAA
- the LOC127588388 gene encoding Na(+)/citrate cotransporter-like isoform X2 produces the protein MAALRAPVRLLRAVWRQKGVWVVALAPLVLLPLALSTKEAACAYVILLMALYWCTEVLPLAVTALLPTILFPLLGIMRSKDVCMQYLRDSNMLFVGGLMVAVAVEHWNLHKRIALKVLLVVGVRPALLMLGFMSVTAFLSMWISNTATAAMMVPIVQAVLDQLRCRDDAEEGRRTTREGAADPASAKQSACVVRMPDVEASGRTGECEERTGEGGAPTTTCEDVTVSTLKPPPQDQPASAPKASVSSAVCASEADGADERRKRLSKGLLLSVCYAASIGGIATLTGTGPNLVLLGQMSQLFPQSGGVINSASWFAFAFPTMLMMLFMAWILLQQVFIGRSPRGAWSCGRGRPAKERAARDAIEEEQRRLGRMSYGEASVMALFLLMVVLWFTREPRFVDGWASRAFNADGEFVTDATVSLFVALLLFILPSQPPKYLLCWRRSSDADAQVCPGPAPPLLTWKVAQAKIPWNIVLLLGGGFALAKGSEESGLSRWLGSQMTPLHSIPPWAITVVLCLLTATFTECASNVATATLLLPILASMSQSISVNPLYVMIPCTLSASFAFMLPVATPPNAIVFSSGYLKVADMAKTGVVMNVIGIACISVAINTWGRVLFSLDSFPEWANGTTHI, from the exons ATGGCGGCGCTTCGCGCGCCGGTGCGACTGCTTCGCGCCGTGTGGCGTCAGAAGGGCGTCTGGGTCGTGGCCTTGGCTCCGCTGGTCCTGCTGCCGCTCGCCCTCAGCACCAAG GAGGCGGCGTGCGCATACGTGATCCTGCTGATGGCGCTGTACTGGTGCACGGAGGTCCTGCCGCTGGCCGTCACGGCGCTGCTGCCGACCATCTTGTTTCCCCTGCTCGGCATCATGCGCTCCAAAGAT GTGTGCATGCAGTACCTGCGAGACAGCAACATGTTGTTTGTGGGCGGGTTGATGGTGGCGGTGGCCGTGGAGCACTGGAACCTCCACAAACGCATCGCGCTCAAAGTCCTACTGGTGGTGGGCGTCAGGCCCGCGTT GCTGATGCTGGGCTTCATGAGCGTGACGGCCTTCCTGTCCATGTGGATCAGCAACACGGCCACGGCCGCCATGATGGTCCCCATCGTGCAGGCCGTGCTGGACCAGCTGCGTTGCCGTGACGACGCAGAAGAAGGACGCCGGACGACGCGCGAAGGCGCCGCGGACCCCGCCTCCGCAAAGCAGAGCGCCTGTGTCGTCCGAATGCCTGACGTGGAAGCTTCCGGAAGGACGG GAGAGTGTGAAGAAAGAACGGGAGAGGGCGGAGCGCCGACAACGACCTGCGAGGACGTGACCGTGTCAACACTCAAACCGCCACCACAGGACCAACCTGCGTCTGCGCCAAAAG CGTCCGTGTCGAGCGCCGTTTGCGCGTCGGAGGCGGACGGCGCGGACGAGCGTCGGAAGCGTTTGAGcaaaggcctgctcctgagcgtGTGCTACGCAGCCAGCATCGGCGGCATCGCCACGCTCACCGGAACCGGACCCAACCTGGTTCTGCTGGGCCAGATGAGCCA GTTGTTCCCGCAGAGCGGCGGCGTCATCAACTCGGCGTCCTGGTTCGCCTTCGCCTTCCCCACCATGTTGATGATGCTCTTCATGGCCTGGATTCTATTGCAGCAAGTCTTCATCGGACGCAG CCCGCGGGGAGCGTGGTCGTGCGGGAGGGGGCGGCCGGCGAAGGAGCGGGCGGCGCGCGACGCCATCGaagaggagcagcggcggctGGGTCGCATGAGCTACGGCGAGGCCAGCGTGATGGCGCTCTTCCTCCTGATGGTGGTGCTGTGGTTCACGCGGGAGCCGCGCTTCGTGGACGGCTGGGCCTCGCGGGCCTTCAACGCCGACGGCGA GTTCGTCACGGACGCCACCGTCTCCCTCTTTGTGGCGCTTTTATTGTTCATCCTGCCGTCCCAGCCGCCCAAATATCTCCTGTGCTGGAGGCGCAGCTCGGACGCGG ACGCGCAGGTGTGCCCAGGTCCCGCCCCTCCCCTTTTGACCTGGAAGGTGGCGCAGGCCAAGATTCCCTGgaacatcgtgctgctgctgGGCGGAGGCTTCGCGCTGGCCAAAGGAAGCGAG GAGTCGGGCTTGTCGCGCTGGTTGGGCTCGCAGATGACGCCGCTTCACTCCATCCCGCCGTGGGCCATCACCGTGGTCCTGTGCCTCCTCACCGCCACCTTCACAGAGTGCGCCAGCAACGTGGCCACGgccaccctcctcctcccgatCCTGGCCTCCATG TCGCAGTCCATCAGCGTGAATCCTTTGTACGTGATGATCCCGTGCACCCTGAGCGCCTCCTTTGCCTTCATGCTGCCCGTGGCCACGCCCCCCAACGCCATCGTCTTCTCTTCGGGCTACCTCAAAGTAGCCGACATG GCGAAAACCGGCGTGGTGATGAACGTCATCGGCATCGCGTGCATCAGCGTGGCCATCAACACGTGGGGCCGCGTCCTGTTCTCTCTGGACTCCTTCCCCGAGTGGGCCAACGGCACCACGCACATTTAA
- the LOC127588388 gene encoding Na(+)/citrate cotransporter-like isoform X3: protein MALYWCTEVLPLAVTALLPTILFPLLGIMRSKDVCMQYLRDSNMLFVGGLMVAVAVEHWNLHKRIALKVLLVVGVRPALLMLGFMSVTAFLSMWISNTATAAMMVPIVQAVLDQLRCRDDAEEGRRTTREGAADPASAKQSACVVRMPDVEASGRTGECEERTGEGGAPTTTCEDVTVSTLKPPPQDQPASAPKASVSSAVCASEADGADERRKRLSKGLLLSVCYAASIGGIATLTGTGPNLVLLGQMSQLFPQSGGVINSASWFAFAFPTMLMMLFMAWILLQQVFIGRSPRGAWSCGRGRPAKERAARDAIEEEQRRLGRMSYGEASVMALFLLMVVLWFTREPRFVDGWASRAFNADGEFVTDATVSLFVALLLFILPSQPPKYLLCWRRSSDADAQVCPGPAPPLLTWKVAQAKIPWNIVLLLGGGFALAKGSEESGLSRWLGSQMTPLHSIPPWAITVVLCLLTATFTECASNVATATLLLPILASMSQSISVNPLYVMIPCTLSASFAFMLPVATPPNAIVFSSGYLKVADMAKTGVVMNVIGIACISVAINTWGRVLFSLDSFPEWANGTTHI, encoded by the exons ATGGCGCTGTACTGGTGCACGGAGGTCCTGCCGCTGGCCGTCACGGCGCTGCTGCCGACCATCTTGTTTCCCCTGCTCGGCATCATGCGCTCCAAAGAT GTGTGCATGCAGTACCTGCGAGACAGCAACATGTTGTTTGTGGGCGGGTTGATGGTGGCGGTGGCCGTGGAGCACTGGAACCTCCACAAACGCATCGCGCTCAAAGTCCTACTGGTGGTGGGCGTCAGGCCCGCGTT GCTGATGCTGGGCTTCATGAGCGTGACGGCCTTCCTGTCCATGTGGATCAGCAACACGGCCACGGCCGCCATGATGGTCCCCATCGTGCAGGCCGTGCTGGACCAGCTGCGTTGCCGTGACGACGCAGAAGAAGGACGCCGGACGACGCGCGAAGGCGCCGCGGACCCCGCCTCCGCAAAGCAGAGCGCCTGTGTCGTCCGAATGCCTGACGTGGAAGCTTCCGGAAGGACGG GAGAGTGTGAAGAAAGAACGGGAGAGGGCGGAGCGCCGACAACGACCTGCGAGGACGTGACCGTGTCAACACTCAAACCGCCACCACAGGACCAACCTGCGTCTGCGCCAAAAG CGTCCGTGTCGAGCGCCGTTTGCGCGTCGGAGGCGGACGGCGCGGACGAGCGTCGGAAGCGTTTGAGcaaaggcctgctcctgagcgtGTGCTACGCAGCCAGCATCGGCGGCATCGCCACGCTCACCGGAACCGGACCCAACCTGGTTCTGCTGGGCCAGATGAGCCA GTTGTTCCCGCAGAGCGGCGGCGTCATCAACTCGGCGTCCTGGTTCGCCTTCGCCTTCCCCACCATGTTGATGATGCTCTTCATGGCCTGGATTCTATTGCAGCAAGTCTTCATCGGACGCAG CCCGCGGGGAGCGTGGTCGTGCGGGAGGGGGCGGCCGGCGAAGGAGCGGGCGGCGCGCGACGCCATCGaagaggagcagcggcggctGGGTCGCATGAGCTACGGCGAGGCCAGCGTGATGGCGCTCTTCCTCCTGATGGTGGTGCTGTGGTTCACGCGGGAGCCGCGCTTCGTGGACGGCTGGGCCTCGCGGGCCTTCAACGCCGACGGCGA GTTCGTCACGGACGCCACCGTCTCCCTCTTTGTGGCGCTTTTATTGTTCATCCTGCCGTCCCAGCCGCCCAAATATCTCCTGTGCTGGAGGCGCAGCTCGGACGCGG ACGCGCAGGTGTGCCCAGGTCCCGCCCCTCCCCTTTTGACCTGGAAGGTGGCGCAGGCCAAGATTCCCTGgaacatcgtgctgctgctgGGCGGAGGCTTCGCGCTGGCCAAAGGAAGCGAG GAGTCGGGCTTGTCGCGCTGGTTGGGCTCGCAGATGACGCCGCTTCACTCCATCCCGCCGTGGGCCATCACCGTGGTCCTGTGCCTCCTCACCGCCACCTTCACAGAGTGCGCCAGCAACGTGGCCACGgccaccctcctcctcccgatCCTGGCCTCCATG TCGCAGTCCATCAGCGTGAATCCTTTGTACGTGATGATCCCGTGCACCCTGAGCGCCTCCTTTGCCTTCATGCTGCCCGTGGCCACGCCCCCCAACGCCATCGTCTTCTCTTCGGGCTACCTCAAAGTAGCCGACATG GCGAAAACCGGCGTGGTGATGAACGTCATCGGCATCGCGTGCATCAGCGTGGCCATCAACACGTGGGGCCGCGTCCTGTTCTCTCTGGACTCCTTCCCCGAGTGGGCCAACGGCACCACGCACATTTAA